A segment of the Mogibacterium diversum genome:
TGTAGATGACCTTGTTGTAATGAATGGACCTTCACTACACAAGTTCCTTCCAACTCTTAAGAAGGGTGGTACATTGTTCATTAACAGCTCAATCGTAAAGGATCCTATTGATAGAGATGACATCACTGTGGTATCTGTTCCAGTTACAGAGATGGCTCTCGAGATGGGTAACCCAAGAGTTCTTAACATCATTATGCTTGGAGCTTACATTGGATACTCTAATGCAGTACCTGAGCAGGTTATTTATGATGGAATTCACCACAAGTTTGAGCACAAGCCAAAGGTAATTCCACTAAATGATAAGGCTTTCAAGACAGGTCTTGATATTGGTGCTGAAGCTAGACAGTAATGGCATACGCTAGGTAATGGGCGTATATTGATAATCCATAAAGTATGAGGAGAGATGGCTGAATTTCAGCCATCTTTTCTTTTTTTGAAAAAAATAAAAATTTTAATCTGAGGCTTTTAAACGTTGAAATTCAGCTATTTTTAAAGCAAAAAAAGAATTGCACACAAAATTTTCACTTGACGAAAGTAGCTAAGGCAAATAAAATAGTAAAAAAATAATAGATAAAATTATTTAACTAAATTATTTTATCAAATACAGAGATTAAGAGAAAAAGGAGTAAATGATATGACTTTTGAACAGCTAAAGGAACTAATTTGCGAGAATTTTGGTGTTAGTGAGGATAAGGTAACTGAGACTGCAGACCTTCAGGAGGATTTAAAGCTTGACTCGCTAGATGCTGTAGAACTTTCGATGATGATGGAAGAAGCTCATGGAGTTTCAATTCCTGAGGAAAAATTCCCAGAGTGCAAGACTATTGCAGATGTGCTGAAGTTCGCAAATGGTGGTAACTAATTATGGAAAAGTATTTAGAGCTAACCGAGAGGCTAGTTGGCGTGTTCGATCGTAGTAGTAGTGACTATTTAGAAATTAAGATATCGGACTATGCTTTAACTCTTAAGAAAGGCTCGTCTGTATGTGCAGTACCATCAGTACCTGTGACAGAAGTAGTAGCACCTACAGTATCCCTGCAGCCTGTCGCTCCTGATTCGGTACCAGCCGTGCAGACAAGGGCCGTAGCAGAGGCAAATGATGCATCTAGCTTAGAAGCATCTGCGCCTGCTAAGGAGTTGGATACAGCCTCTCTTAACACAGAAGTTGTAAAATCACCGATTGTAGGAGTGTTCTACGCAGCAAAGGATCCTAATTCACCTCCATTCGTGAAGGTCGGAGATACTGTGAAGAAAGGTGATGTGCTCTGCATCCTAGAATCGATGAAGATGATGAATGAGATTAGATCTGATTATGATGGGGTAATCAAGGAAATCAAGTGCAAGAACGAAGAGCTTGTAGAGTTTGATCAGGTTATGTTTGTGCTGGAGAAAGGTGAATGATTAGAAAGGTCTTAATAGCTAACCGCGGAGAGATTGCGCTGAGCATACAGAGAAATTGTAATGAAATGGGTGTCGAGACTGTTGCGGTTTATTCAGATGTAGATAAAGGTCAACCGGCGATATATTTGGCAGATCAGTCAATATGTATCGGGTCAGGAAAGAGTTCTGCATCATACCTAAATGTTGCGAATATCCTGACCGCTGCGATTGAGTCGGGCTGCGAAGCTATCCATCCTGGATATGGTTTTCTAGCTGAAAATGGTGATTTTGCAGAAAAAGTAGAGGCTTGTGGGCTAAAACTCATAGGACCATCATCGAGGGTGATTAATCTTATGGGTAATAAGCTTTCCGCCAGAGGTCTCATGGAAGAGAGTGGTGTTCCAGTTGTACCTGGATGCAATGATGTAGTCCATGATGAGGATCAGCTCTACAGGATTGCTGATGAGATTGGTTATCCCGTCCTTCTGAAGGCATCGGCTGGTGGCGGTGGAAAAGGCATGCGCAGAATCTATAAGCGTGAAGATCTCGTTGCTGGCTGGGAACTAACAAGGAGGGAGGCAAAGGCGTCATTTGCAAACGATGATATCTATATTGAGAAGCTAATTGAGAATCCTAGGCATATCGAGATTCAGGTACTTGCGGATAGCCTCGGAAATGTTGTGTACCTACCAGAGAGAGACTGCAGTATCCAGAGAAATAACCAGAAGATTATCGAGGAGAGCCCTAGCAGAGCTAACAGCGATTTACTGGAAAAGATGTATAAGTCTGCCGTGATGTGTGCAAAGGCTTGTGGTTACGAAGGTACAGGAACTGTAGAGTTCATAGTAGATAAATACGACAATTATTATTTCATGGAGATGAACACGAGGATTCAGGTCGAGTATCCGGTAACAGAGATGGTCACAGGAATTAACCTTATCAAGGAGCAGATCAGAATTGCTTCGGGACTTCCTCTATCTGTAAAGCAGGAAGATGTAGCAGCTAATGGTCATGCGATTGAGGTTAGAGTTAATGCCCAAAATCCTTATGATGATTTCAGGCCAAGTTGTGGTGAGATAAGCTTCTTTCTACCACCAGGTGGTCTCGACACGAGATTTGAGACCGCGCTATATCAAGGTGCAAAAATACTGCCATTCTACGATTCTATGATGGCAAAGCTAATCGTAAAGGGAAGTACGCGAATGGATGCTATAAAGAAGCTTAGACGTGCAGTTTCTGAGACGATTATAGACGGTGTTCCAACTAACCTAGGATTTATCTATGCGATACTGTATGACAAGGATTTTATCCTTGGGAACATTGATACAAATTATGTTGCTCACAAGGAAGCTGAGCTTCTGGAAAGCATGCATGTAACGGGAGAATAGCAGAAAATGGGAAGCTTAAATAAGCGAAAAAATCTATTGTCCGCAATTAAGAGTATAAGAGGCGGGAGCAAGCAGAATCAGGTTAGGCGTGAGCCTCGAAGAGCGCTTCCCGACCTTTTTCTTAAGTGTGAAGGGTGTAAGTCAGTAATCGACTACAAGGAGTTCGTAGAACATCTTAAGATATGCCCAGAGTGCGGATATCACATGAAGATGAACGGACATGAGCGCTTCGAGTACCTCATGGATGAGGGATATGAAAAAATCAGTTTTGGTAGCGAGCTAAAAGACCCAATTTCTTTTCCTAAGTATGATGAAAAGCGTGCTAAGGAAGAAAAGAAGTCGGGGCTTAATGAGGCTGTTTCTATCGTTAAGGGTACGATAGAAGGGAAGCCTGTTTTAGTGGCGGTGCTTGAACTTCAATATATGATGGGAAGCCTTGGTACATACGTGGGCGAAGAGCTGACTAAGATGTTCGAATATGCGATTAGTAATGAACTTCCAGTTGTCGTATTTTCAGCTTCGGGAGGAGCTAGAATGCAGGAGGGAATTTTTTCTCTCATGCAGATGGCCAAGACGAGCGCTGCTATCGGAAAGTTTCAAGATGCGGGATTGCTCTATATAAGTGTTTTGACAAATCCTACCACAGGAGGAGTATCAGCGAGCTTCGCATCCCTTGGGGACATCATCATAGCTGAGCCTAATGCGCTGATTGGATTTGCAGGACCAAGGGTAATTGAGCAGACCATCAAAAAGAAGCTGCCAAAAGGGTTCCAAAGAGCTGAGAAACTTGAGGAATGCGGTTTTGTAGATATTATTTGCGAAAGAGAGAGCCAGCGTAGACTGATTGCTAAGCTGCTCAAGCACCATGTGAAGATTGGAGCAAAATATGAGTAATGCTTATGAAATAGTTAAAAAGGCAAGATCTAGCAACAGGCTTAGATCTAAAGAGGTTATCGAAAGGCTTTTCGAAGACATAGTCTACCTTAAGGGTGACAGGTGCTTCGGGGACTCCAAAACGATAATCGGTGGAATCGGATCATTTGAGGAAAGACCGGTTACCTTTATCGGGATTCAGAAAGGGCGTGGTATTGAAGAGGGGGTAGAAACGAACTTCGGAATGCCAATGCCTGAAGGATATCGCAAGGCCATGAGGTTGATGGATCAGGCTGAAAAATTCAGAAGACCTGTAATTACATTTATAGACACACCAGGTGCATATCCAGGTGTAGGTGCAGAAGAGCGTGGACAGTTTGAAGCTATAGCATCTTCACTAGAGAAGATGTCGATGCTGACAGTCCCCGTAATTGCAGTGGTTATAGGTGAAGGCGGATCTGGTGGTGCGTTAGCCCTATCTGTAGCTAACAAGATATTTATGTTTAAAAATGCCGTGTATTCGATTCTTTCACCCGAAGGTTTTGCATCGATTCTATGGAAGGATGCAGGGCTTGCCGAAAAGGCTGCTGACGTAATGAAAATCACTTCACAGGATTTATATGACTTCGGAATTGTAGACGAAATCATAGATGAGAATGGGGATAAGGTAAACTTTACACAGCTTAGAAATTTGATTTCAACTGAGCTTCAGTCCTTGTCTGACATGACTGGCGAGGAGATTAGAGAGCGCAGATACGATAAATTTAGAGAGATTAGAGGATAAGATGGGACTTAAAGTTAAGGACATTAAGAGCTTGACTAGAGGAGTTAAGCGTAGCAATAAGTACTATGAAGAAAGACTCGATACGACTGACGAGTGGATTCTAACTCGTACGGGGATTGAAAATCGCTACATAACGGAGGAAACTCCGTCAGAGATGGCTAAGGATCTCGCTGACCAACTTGAATTCGATCGAGATAAGGTAAAGGCGCTTATCGTCGCATCTTTCTCGAGTGACGTTAGGATTCCTTCGATTGCGGGTATACTCCACAAGAGATTAGAACTTAATAACAGCTGTTTTTCTGTAGACATTAATGCTGCCTGTGCAGGTTTTGTGTCGGCTATGATTATGGCCGAGCGCATGCTTAATCCTGGAGAAGAGGCTATTCTCGTTGCCAGCGAACAGGTTAGCAGATATATAGATTTTAACGACAGAGGGATAGCTGTACTGTTTGGAGATGGGTGTGCAGGCATTGTAGTTGAGAAAAACGATAAGCTGTGGCTGAGCGATGCGAGTACGTATGGAGATGATCGGGTAATCGTAATGGACGACAATGATTTCATCCAGATGAATGGTCAAGAGGTGTTCAAATTCGCGATAAGTAAAGTCCCAGAATCTCTTGAGCGCCTACTAGAAAGAGCTGATCTCACTGGAGCCGATATAGATTATGTCGCTGCTCATCAAGCTAATGTGAGGATACTCGAGCAGATTTCCAAGAGAACTGGAATAGACGAGGATAAGGTTCTAAAGAATATAAGAGAACGAGGAAATACCTCGGCAGCATCTGTTCCAACACTTTTGTACGAGTACAGGGATAAGTTTAAAGATGGGGATAAGGTTCTGTTCACGGCTTTTGGAGCGGGACTAATTGTTAATTCGGTACTGATGGAGTGGTAGAGATGAACTTAGATAAATTACTAAATATTAAATATCCGATAATTCAGGGAGGAATGGCGAATATAACAGATGGTAAATTTGCAGCCGCTGTATCTAACGCCGGAGCTCTAGGGACGATTGGTTCGGGCGGCATGAAGGCTGATGTACTTGCCAAAGAAATTGACATATGTAAAGGTCTAACAGATAAGCCTTTTGCAGTAAATCTGATTATGTTCCGTTCAGATATTAAGGAGCTTGTTGAGGTTGTGTGCAGGGCGAAGGTTCCGTATGTAATCGCTGGAGCAGGCAGCCCTGGCCCATATATGGAGGATTTCCAAGCTGCTGGAATAAAGGTTATGCCGGTTATATCATCGCCGCTTCAGATTAAGCGCCTCGATAAGTTCGATATATTTGCTTACATTGCAGAGGGGATGGAAGCAGGAGGTCATATCGGGGAGATGACGACTATGACTCTGATCTATCAGGTAGCGGGTGCAACTGATAAACCGATAATTGCAGGCGGAGGAATCGGATCGGGTGCACAGATGCTAGCTGCGGAAGTGCTGGGAGCTAAAGGTGTTCAAATCGGAACAGCCTTTCTCTTCACCGATGAAGTTCCCGTTCACCAGAACTATAAGGATTTGCTGATGCATACTGAATCCCATCGCATTACGTCAATCGGAAATCTAAATGGAAGACCTATGCGACTTGTCAAGAATCCGATGACCAGAGAGTTTAAGGAGCTTGAAAGGAGCGAGAGTGATAAGGAAGTGCTTGAGGATTTCACGCTTGGAAGATTAAGAAAAGCAGTATATGAAGGTGATGTGGATCAGGGTTCTGTTATGGCAGGATACACAGCTGCTCAGTTTGATAGGCTGTATTCAGTTTCTGAGCTACTTGAGAAATTGATGAGTGAATATCAGCTCGCAAAGAATAGCGTTAAATAGAGAGACCTATTTACATAAATGACAGTAAAGTAAATCTATCAGAGAAATAGAGGAGATAATGGGTAATTTAGCAGTAATATTCGCTGGACAGGGTTCGCAGTATGAGGGTATGGGCAGTAAGCTGTATGATAGATATCCCGAGATTAGAGGCATATATGACAGACTAGGCAGAGAACTCACAGACATGTCCTTCAGAGGTAGCATCGATGACATATCTAAGACTAACAATCTTCAGCCAATCATGATTGCTTTTCAGCTTGCCGTGTTGAAACTGATTCGCACACATAAACCGGATCTTCTAAAGGGACTTATGTCAACGTGCGGACTCAGCCTAGGCGAATACAGTGCACTAGCACTATCAGAAATAATCGACGAAGGCGATGCACTAAGACTTGTTGCTGTGCGTGGAGCCCTGATGGGAGAAGCATCAGAGAATAGAAATAGCAAAATGCTAGCAATTCTCAAGATGACTGAAGACGAAGTTAGAGAGGTTCTGCAGGGCAATCCTAAATTCGAAGAGAAGGTATATATCGCTAACATAAACAGCAGTCGGCAGATCATTGTATCAGGTGAAGGTGACGCAATAGATGAACTTAAGGATTTTCTAAAGGCTAACAGGAAGCTTGCTAAACCTCTTACAGTTAGCGGAGCATTCCATACTCCGTTTATGGAATCGGCAAGGGTTGGATTTATGAAAACCCTTGAAGGGACTTCATTTAGAGTACCAGAAATTTCATATTATCCAAATGTTACTGGAGAGAAGTACGATGGAACGCCGATGGTCCATGTGTTATCGGAACAGATAGTGTCACCGGTGCTCCTCTACAAGACATTCAAAAATATGGTAGATGATGGGGTTACACGTTTTCTGGAAATCGGTCCAGGTGGTGTACTTTCTACAATCCTAGAGAGAGAATTTGAAGGTCTAGAGGTTAGCACGATTAAGAACGATGATGATTTGATTGAACTACTTGAAGCCTAGGCCAAGTGTTCAAATTCTTAGAAATAAAAAGGAGTATATGTATGGCGAATAAAGTAGCGCTTATTACAGGAGCTGCTGGTGGAATAGGCACAGCAATTGCCGAAAAGCTGAAGAGCGAAGGGTTTGATCTTGCACTAAATGTTCGTACCGTGAAGCCACAGTTTAAAGAGCTAGTAGAGAGGTTATCGGACGAAAGCTGCCATGTGCAGGTGGTGCTCGGTGATATCGCAAGAGCTGAAGATTGTAAGAGGATGGTAGAGGAAGTCATCGAGGAACAGGGGCAGATTGATGTGCTTGTTAATAATGCAGGTATCACCAGGGATAAGCTCGTCATGCAGATGAGCGAGGCTGACTTTGAAGATGTTATAACCACTAACCTAAATGGTGCTTTCTATCTAAGCAAATACGTGTCGAGATACATGATGAAGAGACGTAGTGGCAGAATCATCAACATGGCTTCGGTCGTAGGTCTACATGGTAACGCTGGACAGGCTAACTATGCTGCTGCAAAGGCAGGTCTTGTAGGCATGACCAAGTCATTCGCAAAGGAATTCGCATCGAGAAATATCCTCGTGAATGCGATAGCACCGGGGTTCATAGAGACACCGATGACTGAAAAATTGACGGAGCAGGTAAAAGATAAAATTAAGGCTGAGATTCCACTCGGCAAGATTGGGGAGCCGAGCGATGTTGCGAATCTGACAGCGTTTCTTGCTGGAGATGAATCGCGCTACATTACAGGCCAGGTTATATCAGTAGATGGGGGTATGAACATATAATGAGTAGAGTAGTATTAACTGGTATCGGCATGGTTACTCCGTTAGGAAACAGTGCAGCTGAAGTGCTTGAGGGAATCAAGAATTCGCGCTGTGGAATCGGAGAAATCACAAGATATGATGCAAGTGATAGAGCTGTTAAGCTAGCTGCAGAAGTAAAGGACTACAATCCCGACGATTACTTTGATAAAAGAGAACAGAGGCGATTGGATAGAGTCACTCAATTTGGTATAATAGCCGGCAGAAGAGCTTTGGAAAATGCTAATCTCACAAGAGAATATTTGTCAAATGAAAGAGCCGGAGTCTTTGTTTCCTCTGGAATCGGTGGAATAAGCACTATCGAGTCAGAGCATGCCAAGGGTATGAGTCGTGGCTTCGACAAGGTGTCGCCATATTACATCCCGATGGCAATAATAAATCTAACAGCTGGAAATATCGCCATTGATTTAAATGCTCACGGTTCTTGTCAGGCTATGGTTACGGCTTGCTCCAGTGCAACTAATGCCATCGGTGAGGCATACCGCCACATCAAGCATGGGTATGCTGATATCATGTTTGCCGGAGGCAGCGAGGCTCCTATCACGGAACTCTCGGTAGGTGGATTTACCTCTATGAAGGCGCTATCGCTCTCTCAAAATCCTAACAGGGCGTCGATTCCATTCGATAAGAAGAGAGATGGATTTGTAATGGGTGAAGGCGCGACTGTGCTAGTTCTAGAGGAATACGAACATGCGGTCAATAGAGGTGCTAATATCCTGGCAGAGATTGTAGGGTACAGTGATACCTGCGATGCAAATCATATCACAGCTCCTTGCGAGGATGGAAAATTTGCCGCGCAGGCCATGGTACAGGCAATAGCAGATGCTGGGATTAAGACTTGCGATATCGATTACATCAATGCGCACGGAACGTCAACTCCTCTCAATGACAAATATGAAACGGCAGCTATAAAGCGTGCATTTGGCGAGGACTACAGAGATGTACTCGTATCTTCTTCAAAATCACAAATAGGACACCTTCTTGGAGCTTCTGGTTCAACGGAACTAGCGATGACTATAATTTCCATGCAGGCAGGGATAGTTCCTCCAACTATAAACTACGAATATCCAGATGACGCATGCGATCTCAATCTTGTGGTCAATAGGTATAAGGAAGCAGAAATCAACTATGCGCTCAAGAATTCACTTGGGTTCGGAGGGCATAATGCATCAATCGTAGTAAAGAGGTGGACCGAATGAAATTGACATATGAAGAAGTGAGAAATATTTTGCCGCACAGATACCCATTTATCATGGTTGATAAAATTGTCGAACTTGAGGCGGGAAATAAAGCTGTTGGAATTAAGAATGTTAGCGGAAATGAACCTTTCTTTCAGGGACACTTCCCTAGTGAGGCTGTAATGCCAGGAGTTCTTCAAGTGGAAGCAGTGGGACAGGTCGGCGCTGTTGCAGTCTTAATCGATCAAGAAAAGGGCGCTAATGCGTTCCTTGCGGGAATCAAGAAGGCTAGATTTCATAAGAAAATCGTTCCGGGAGATCAGCTGGAGATCCACTGCGCAATCAATAAGAGAGTCGGGAATATTGGATTTGGAGAAGGCTACATCCTAGTTGACGGTGAGAAAGCGATGTCATGCGAGATTTCATTTGCCATCATGTAGAGCGCCAGAACTTTAATCCCTGTAGTTAAGAAAGGCGGATTTGAATAGATGCTTACAGAGGTATTTGCAGAGGTATACGAGAAGTTCAAATTGAACTTATATAAGCATATGTTTGTAAATGGCGGAGGCAAGGAGCATGAGCTTACAGCGACAGAGACATTTACACTAGAGGTTATTCATGCGATGAAGAACCCTAAGGTGAGCCAGCTTGCGGAATTCCTGGAGATGTCGACACCTAATGTTGCCTATAAGATATCTTCCTTGATGAAGAAGGGATATATAGAGAAGATTCAGTCTAAAGAGGATAAGCGAGAGTATATTCTCAAGGAGACTGAAAAGTTTCACGAGTACTATAAGGCGAAGAATAGTTATATACCGATAGTGCTCGACAGATTGGCGAAGAGGTTTACAGAAGAAGAAATCGATAACCTAGAGCACATTCTTAAGGTCATGAGCGATGAGTTTATGGGTGAGGTTAATAGATTTATCGCGGACAACAAGGTCGATTAGATGCATGATTTTAGGCTATATGAGGACTCGGTAATTTCAGAAATTAATAGAAAACATAAGGCAGATAGTGTTTTGCCTAATGGGTTTCGATATATATATTTCGAAAATATCGATTCAACAAATAAATATGCTAAGGAACATGCTGGCGAACTTGAGAACGCAATAATTGTGGCTGAAAACCAATATGCTGGTGTAGGTAAGAATTCATCTCACTGGTGGTCGTCACCATGTCAATCGATACTGGCGACGATTATGCTGTCGATTGATCTTGAGCCAGCTGAAACAATTGTGTATCCGCTTCTAGTCGGGGTTATAATCCGTGAAGTGCTGGCAGAGCATGGGGTTGAAGCTGAGGTCAAGTGGCCAAATGACATTTATATAGGCGGCAAGAAGCTAGGTGGGATTCTCTGTGAGACAATTATAGAGAACGGAAAAACTGAAAAATTAATAATAGGTTTTGGAATCAACGTTAACCAAACTAAAGAAGAGATGACTCTATATAATATGACATCTTTATATGAATATAAGGGTATAGAATTTAATAGATGTGAGCTCCTTGCGGATATTATCGTAAAGCTGTTTGAACACTTGAAGGATAGCAGTTCGGATAATACGAAGTATATGGAAAGAGAAGTGAACTCACATCTCTTCGCAAAGGGATTAACTGTAACTTTTGAATCGGATAAGCGCTATGAAGGTACGCTGACTGGAGTCGGCGAAGACGGGGCGCTTTTACTTTTGACAGAATCGGGCATGAAAAAGTTCATTTCAGGGAAAATAATCATGTAACAGATGAGAAAGAAAAGGTTAAAAATGGATAAGAATCGAAATAAAGAAAACGACATTTGCGATATTAACAAGAATTGTAATAATGGTCACGTTAAAAGCCACAACCGACTAGACGCACGCACTATTACAAGCGTTGGACTTGCGATAGCTCTTCTCGTGATAGGGTCTGCGATTTCCATACCAATCGGCCCAGTTCCCATTAGCCTGCAATCGCTCGTAGTGCTCTCGATAGGGATAACTATGGGGAGAAGACTCGGTGTGATGGCTGTTATAGTGTATGTGATAGCAGGGCTTGTTGGACTCCCAGTATTTGCCGGACTAAAAGGAGGACCGCAGTATATATTTGCTCCAACATTTGGATTCATAATAGCGTTCATCTTAGCAGCATATATAGTAGGTGCAGGATATGAATCGAGTTCAAACGTGAAGAGATATGTTAGTCTTGTTATAGCGACCTTTGTGATATATGCGGTAGGTGCGGGATACTTCTATTTTGTACAGAGTGTACATCTTGGGAACAACATTCCATTTACGAAAGTTCTCCAGCTTACGGTACTGCCGTTCATAATTGGAGATATGATAAAGCTTCATGTAGCTTTTTGCGTAGGCGGAAAACTTAAGAGTATACTAGGTGTAAACTTTGAAAATGCCAACTAGTTAAATGTCTTAATATATGAATAAAGTATAGGCGATAATCAATTCTCATCATCAGAAAAGATTATCGCTTTTTATATGATATATACAAGATAACGAAGCGCGTGTGCGGTTTATTGGCTTCTGACAAAATGGCTAAATGTATAAGGTCAACATCTAAACACCTTGAAAAAAACAAGGTATTTAGATATAATCGAGAGAAGTAACACATGTAAATACTGCCTGATGGCAAGGAGGATATAATGGTTAGAAGAAGACGTATGACAGATGCAGAAAAAGCACTTCTAATTGAAGAGGGAAAAGCAGCTAGAAGACAGAAGATGCTCAAAACGAGCATGAGAATAGCTGGTCTCAGCATAATCGCAGGAGCTACTCTTGTCGTTGCAACTAAGAAGATTTTCGACGAAATTTTTGTTGAGGATGATTGGTCAGATGTAGATTGGGGAGAAGAAGACGAGGACTACGGCGTATATTAAACCAATCCTTTGACACATGCTATAGATTTTGAAAGGGAATACGATGACGGAAAAAAAGGGCACTTTTTATATTACTACACCTATATACTATCCAAGCGCTAAGCTGCACATTGGACACACATACTGCACCGTTATGGCAGACGCTATGGCGAGATTTAAGAGGCTTACTGGATATGATGTAAGATTCCTCACAGGTACTGACGAGCACGGTCAGAAGATCGCTAAGTGTGCACAGGAAGCTGGCGTGACACCGATTGAATATATCGATCCAATTGTTGATACAATTAAGAGACTCTGGGCGACGATGGAGATTAGCTATGATGACTTTATCAGAACCACAGAGGAGCGCCATGAAAAGCGTGTTCAGGAAATCTTCATGAAGATGTACAACAATGGTGATATCTACAAGGATAAGTACGAGGGGTGGTACTGCACTCCTTGTGAGTCCTTTTGGACAGAGAGCCAACTAGTAGAAGGAAACTGCCCTGATTGCGGTAGACCTGTTAAGAAGATGAGCGAAGATGCATACTTCTTTAAGCTGTCAAAGTATTCTGACAAGCTTGTTGAGCTTCTTGGAAATGGCACATTCCTTCAGCCTGAATCTCGTGCGAAGGAGATGATTTCATTTGTAGAGCAGGGGCTCGAGGACCTATGTATCTCGAGAGCTTCATTAGATTGGGGCATCAAGGTTCCGATTGATGAGAGACACGTAATCTATGTGTGGCTCGATGCTCTATCAAACTATATTACCGCCCTTGGATTCCCTGGTGAGGATGAAGAGCAGTACAAAAAGTACTGGCCAGGAATAAACCTAGTAGGTAAGGAAATCGTAAGATTCCACTCCATTATCTGGCCTGCAATGCTCATGTCCATGAATGAGCCAGTGCCTAAGAAGGTTCTTGGTCACGGATGGATTCTAATCGATGGTGGTAAGATGTCGAAATCGAAGGGCAATATTGTTGATCCGGAGATTCTAATCGATCGTTATGGAATAGATGCGCTTAAGTATTTCTTGCTCAGAGAGTATACTTTTGGTCAAGACGGGCTATATACCAACGAAATCATGCTTAACCGCATCAACTACGACCTCGCTAATGACCTTGGAAACCTCCTATCGAGAACCGTTTCGATGATTGAAAAGTATTGCGGCGGAGTGGTTCCAGAAGCTACGACTGAGGATGATTTCGATCGTGACCTGATTGCTACAGCACTCGGATGCGCTGCGAAGGTTGAAGCCCACATGGATGAATTCCGCTTCAACAATGCGCTCGAGGAGATTTGGATAGTTATTTCGAGAGCTAACAAGTATATCGACGAAAAGATGCCTTGGGTTCTTGCAAAGGACGAGAGTAAGAAAGCCGAACTTGATACAGTTATGAGCAATCTAGCAGAGGTGCTCAGAATGATTTCTGTGTTAATCATCCCATATATGCATACGACTTCAGATAGGATGAGAGATCAGCTCGGAATTTCAAATCAAGAGGCAAAATGGTCGGATCTCGAAGAGTTCCGCATGATGGCTGGGGCAAATGTCCACAAAGGAGATGCTTTGTTCCCAAGGCTAGATGTAGCTAAGGAGATCGAAGTTCTATCTAATACAGAACAGGAAAAGGTTGCTATAAAGAAGAACAACCGAAAAAAATAAATAAGAATGAGGCCTCAAGTATAGACTTGAGGTCTTTTTTACCAATATAAGAGGGGGAGAAAAATGCTATTTGATGCACACACTCATTTGAATTATGAAGAGTTCAGTGAAGAAGAGCGGCTTGATAGGGCAAGGGAGATAGAAGAGTCTGATGTGGA
Coding sequences within it:
- a CDS encoding biotin transporter BioY produces the protein MDKNRNKENDICDINKNCNNGHVKSHNRLDARTITSVGLAIALLVIGSAISIPIGPVPISLQSLVVLSIGITMGRRLGVMAVIVYVIAGLVGLPVFAGLKGGPQYIFAPTFGFIIAFILAAYIVGAGYESSSNVKRYVSLVIATFVIYAVGAGYFYFVQSVHLGNNIPFTKVLQLTVLPFIIGDMIKLHVAFCVGGKLKSILGVNFENAN
- the metG gene encoding methionine--tRNA ligase, whose protein sequence is MTEKKGTFYITTPIYYPSAKLHIGHTYCTVMADAMARFKRLTGYDVRFLTGTDEHGQKIAKCAQEAGVTPIEYIDPIVDTIKRLWATMEISYDDFIRTTEERHEKRVQEIFMKMYNNGDIYKDKYEGWYCTPCESFWTESQLVEGNCPDCGRPVKKMSEDAYFFKLSKYSDKLVELLGNGTFLQPESRAKEMISFVEQGLEDLCISRASLDWGIKVPIDERHVIYVWLDALSNYITALGFPGEDEEQYKKYWPGINLVGKEIVRFHSIIWPAMLMSMNEPVPKKVLGHGWILIDGGKMSKSKGNIVDPEILIDRYGIDALKYFLLREYTFGQDGLYTNEIMLNRINYDLANDLGNLLSRTVSMIEKYCGGVVPEATTEDDFDRDLIATALGCAAKVEAHMDEFRFNNALEEIWIVISRANKYIDEKMPWVLAKDESKKAELDTVMSNLAEVLRMISVLIIPYMHTTSDRMRDQLGISNQEAKWSDLEEFRMMAGANVHKGDALFPRLDVAKEIEVLSNTEQEKVAIKKNNRKK